In Metopolophium dirhodum isolate CAU chromosome 5, ASM1992520v1, whole genome shotgun sequence, the sequence AGGCAAACGGTACAAATAGCTAAAATTTTAAGAGGGGCGaaggcaaaataaaaaattttccaaatattaccTTAATAATCATAAGTGTGCGCACGGGGGCGGGTGAGCCGCGGCGGCCCCTGgcattttctttaataaatatttagatatctATGCTATACTAGATAgcgaacatttttatattttacatgaaaaaaGTGAAGCCAGTTTGAATCTCATAGTTTAGATatctgtgaataaatgtaataaagttattaatatatcagtTATCATCGaccaaatgatttattataatcaaagaATACTCTACGTCTCTACTATCCGCTATATTAGCTATAATAAGTAAAAGTTTaatgtagatacctactaaataagaatattctgttttataggtctaaaatattcgttatttgtaattactattttaactaacctaagtggtatataatattatctacaagttacaaccgtgaaataatgtaagtatataaataaagtagttGATAGATCAcactgtgataaaaaaaaatagtctacTATGACACTATTatgtcatcaataaatattattttctatggaggttacaatatatattaacgtagagtatcagttttcaacttttattaaatgtgtattctaaaattataagataactaaaaaacatGGTGTTGTCCAAATTCACCCCATATGTCCGAAGTCACCCTTTTTTACGGTATTCATTAGTACAAGAATCTTTGGTTCAGACATTTTTaaggcccccccccccctgcggACAAAGTCTACGCACGCCtatgataataatgttaatggtttaatgttattttaactcaatgtattaataattgatatttatataatatattgtcatactgtcagttaaaataaatttcaataagaacagaatacaataaatagaatatcaaatataataaaatgtattattcggTATCGGTAAATAAAAAGTGCAAATTTcttcgttttaaatttttattccaaACATACTAATGAAACTATCGTTGTACAAGTTCACTCCTTGATAACGAATGCTCATACCCAAACCATTAAAATGATCTTCACCTGTGGTCGAATGAAACCATGTTTTTACCCTTCTCAGTTCTCAATGTATGGAATGTTCactcctatattattattaatattttattataatttacaggtTAGTAGCCAACAGATATTTAATTAAGTCCAACTACAAAGGACAAGATGTTGAATGGGCTTATGCAtttgatatacatttaaatgCTTTTGTGCCAACATTAGTAATATCTCAtatatttcaattgtttttctATCAcagtatgtatagtattatttactgctttattaatttagaatttagatattAGTTAAACCCTTGGTTATCAACCCGTATAGAGCGTAGTACAATGATgtcactaaaaaaattatttttaccatttttatattatttatttttaatgaagtaaatttaaatatttttgtttttataataaaattataaaatataaatataataatagtttaggtACACAGGCTTATTTTAAGTGTGTCACTGTTTATAAAGATTTAAGAGTGTTGTGAAAATAATAGTTGAGATCCACTGGACCaagtagctgtggccgttacttactcccagtcgaATTTCGTAACTGGTAGCAGCCACGCCAAGCCACTGGTATAATGGTATTTACTacttaagtttaaaatgttaaagaGGAGTAcgcaaaataagttttaaaactaatataacaaacAAATGCAAACatgttctattttatattatataaaatgattctatgaaaatattaattattaatttttttttttctttagtattTCTCAGACATGATTGGTTCTTACCATTATTTATTGGCAACACACTATGGCTTATAGCTATtggttattacctatatataacatttttaggatACAGctgtaagtattaaatattttgtatttttaaaatgttcatgtgcATGAACagttatctaatttttatttgtttgacttatcaataaacaatataatactagaatagatatttttaaagtatttaataatttatcatctaGTATTGATTACTTATAAATTCTCGAACATAAAATTacagaaaacaattttaacctgTGTTCTATTACCTaccaaatataataagaatagactatctatttaatttattatacactaattcccgtatgcatagtcaattAATGTCACATAAGACTTGTTAAACTGTCTCATGTGGTAcacaaattgataatatatacggACATAAGGCTAAGACAAAATAAGACATTCGAtaggaaaaaattatttcttatttgaataaatgttaaaaaatatgggGAGAAAATGTCTACATTAAAAAACGTACTGGGAAACAATTCTTAGAACACTGTAAATATTTGTGGGGGCATTGTTCTacattcaatataaaaaataacaatagttcTCATAATGATTTCTCACTACCCttgatttagtatttaaaaactttttttattgtgaattagtaattgaaaaatatgacataagtgaattttgtattattttacagaaaCATCTTAATGCGCATagattattgtttaataataatgttttcatttttattttccaggCTTACCCATCTTGCAAAAAACTGAAGTATTGTTAACTCCATTTATtctgctattttttttatatatattgtcgTTTGCAATAAATTGGAATATAAGCGACAATGTCATGTCCATATACAAATacagaattttataaaactgaaatatattatattgtattctttttaattctataaaaaaatgtattttttccaattatatgtttatagaaattttatgtgtatatttataatacatattatgtcaaCCTATTTATATAACAGTTTTGTATAAAcacgtactattattaatttttttttatgattttatatatatgtacaaaataacTAGCCTTAACATAATTTTGGTAAATTTACACTTGTTACATTAATTATTCTTGTTGGATTTTTTTGAACTCTTAATGGCCttggttttttctttttgtttctcAGTAGTTGGTGTATTTCCAGTGAAAAAAGAGGTTATCATTTCAGACATTTCGGGCATATCGTGTTTTAAGTTTGTCAATTGTTccatttcctaaaaaaaattttaaacgtactatatctattaaatattttataaaagtaaacagAAATCAAACCTTCTTTGTTTCTGGATCATTCATTAACTTCGGCAAAACCAATATTGCAAGAAGTGGCAACACCATTGTTAACACCTTaacattaaaatagttatttatttacattaactCTATATAGGTAACTGATGTCTAGTTAAAATTGAAGAACAAAGGATTACCATTGAATTGAAAAGAAAATCTGTGACTTTCCATTGTtccctagtataaaaatatttggcaGGCATGTAGTTTACAAACTCTAACGGATAAGGCATCTGATGTACATGAGATGACTGAATGTAATTTACTTTGCGGGCGCGGTATTTGCCCTTTGAATTGATTTCCACTCTAATTGGTTCATAGACGTAATTTGGATTGACTACTTCAACAATATATGATCCTGATGGTACTTTAGAAATAAGAAAAGAACCATTTTTCCTGCAAAATGTACAACTTATTTAATTCAggtagatatttaataaaaattaaaacaacatttataagtagggaaataatattctgttaaaaattatgtaataaacagTAAAGAATACTTTTTACATACTTGacttaaatatgaataaaattggAAAGCGGCTAaagttatgtaattatataggtagtataatatatttagtacataCTTAAAATTGGttacacataaattataacttcaacacatgaaacatttttttaatgatatctaTCAaaggttaataaattataatcttgaaaacgtcaaatatattttcccaaaccaaataatatattttaatgaagtgttccttaattatttgaaaagtaaACTTTGGACAttgtgcaaaatatttttacctaagAAAACCGACCGCTTCTCCTCCTTTAAGTTGTATAACAGTTTCGGCCAACCAGGAAGTTGTTAAGTTGGGCAGCATAACTGTACCTTCGATGTCATAGAGTTCTCGGTTCGATTCCGATTGTCCATTAGCATTAGCCAAACTTACCAATACGATTGATAGCAAAacaatacaaactttaaatgaaTTACAAATCATAATTACTAAAGACTAGGAactagaaatttaatattatttattgatttaaatatagtataatatataggtattaggtaagtGAATTCATAACTTGTTAAAAGTTTAACTTAAAACATACAATTCGTGTTATCGTTCCGAGATAGTGAGATCTGCTGAATGTTATCACCTATAAAAACGTTCAAAGCTCATAATAAGAAAGGTctttgactttttttaaaatattttcttatcaaTTCATGCCGGCACGATTAAAGGTGTAtcttgaaaaatgaaaattaatatcagAAATCAGAATTCAgaaaatacctacaatataaaatatattaatatgaaattgaaTTTATTCTGTATTAGTGTGTTaatggtttaataattaaaattttaaatatttaatatcaactaataatacattttactttcaacacagaatatatgaatactaattattataatataatataatatattatggtttaaaatactgtatagctttatagaaatatacgagtattaaattttgttttatttttgtttgtactaGACTAAATAAAtagatcaattatttaaattataaatatgaacgaGGAAAATACAGACACAAAACCCAAAGATTTGGATTTATGGATGGTAACTATAAAATCTTTCTATggtaatatagaaaataagaattttaataaagagtacactattatgtatgttttgtatattataaacatttgatttATTAGATTCATATTTAaccatttgaattaaattttaagtctatcagaaaatatcttatttaaattataaaatgccactacaatattaaaaacaataaaagataactatattatactatttacccaaacaattataataattgaagtaAGCagtctgtatttatatattatacactaacatacctaatatttctattaatatgtttaaatgacTCTTTATGTTGACAAGAATATTTGTTCCAGATACGTCCATGTGACATGTATAACACTGAGTATGGTGAGTGTACTTCAATATCATCAAGATTACATCAGATGTTTGTTCATGGAAGTACAGTAGATTGCAACCATTGGCACACAGACtatacaaattgtttaaaatggaaaaatgacaaaaatattcaaGCAGCTGTAACTAAAtttaaggatataatattatccttgtTACATatttacgttaaaaatataatactaacaaTTTGTTCTTTTTAAAGGAAACGTTGGttaatagtgaaaaaaaaaagagaaacaATCGATGGAAATCATACTATGCAAATAATGTATGGGAAAATAGAACTAGTCCACCAGAAAACTGGAATGAACCATTGCCAGATTATATAGCAAAACGAAGACAAAATTCAACATTAAAGGATACATTTGAGGAGTATAATGCAGAAAtagataataaatcattttgtttaataatgtgaaatttgtatacaaatattttcttaagttggttaatgttatcatattatttagtaattatgaggtttttatttagaaaccaactgttgaaaataaaatagtattctaTCAGTTATATCATATGAGATTcttgaataatatacaatacaattattgtatttatcctgttaaatatttgtatatcattttaaaatttcttacactattttaatgcaaaaaataatagattttcttACTTCTATAAGGATTGATCTTCTATAGAGATTGATGATATTATGTCTTATGCATAGATATGTTTACGTCGTTTACTGGTGTTGCTGGTTATACTATGGTAGGGATGGCAGATCCGCGGCACgcaaaaagttaataataataataataattagtaatgtaATTTCTGAGTGGAGGgatgaatgtactgattttacaatgatgtgttttttttatttttatgacttATTTTTATGTTGTCATATTTttgaacagtaaaaatgcttcaatttcaTTCAACAACATCTTTTTTAGTAGGAAAGTAAATCTTGTTGGTaccttggggggggggggggggattggGGAATTTGACATAGTTTCACTTTGTTTTACACTATGCTTAGTCGATATTGAAGCAAATTTTTGTAGTTTTGCCgcctcccccccaaaaaaaaaaaataagccctGGATCCGTCACTAGGGGGTCAACagtaatttcccagtagttttcaaacgaaAATTAAGGACTTTTGAGGAGGCCTAAGCCCCTCAAATCTCCTGATTTCCGCCAATGAGTAATGCACTTACGGCCTTTTAAATACTTCTCCATGCGGAGTGTATCTTAGCGTTGGGTACCTACTCACACACATTGCGCAAATCTATAAATATGAGCACATTAATGAAGCACCAATATAGAAAGATAGATTACCATAAGAGGCATAAATTCACTTTAGCTACTCAgcacatttttggaatttttttttcgaaatatagatacgtattttaattagttaagaACGAtggttcaaaaaaaattaaagtagtgGCGCGCAGCGTATAaacgtaataagtaataacgcaAACTTCGGGTGGTAATAACTTAATAActcaattataaatgttaatattagcattttatataaatcaaaatatgttggcTCATGTTGAGCTACTTATAGTACCTAGGCATATGAAATTGTCGATTAtgattagttttaatttcaattaatctAGATAAAAATCGCTCGgtcaaaaagttgaaaattaaatacaaagttctCAGTTGttagttgaaattaaaaaaaaaattgagagaCGCTATGAGAGCGtctgaagttcatattttaagaaaatttcgtaaaaatcatgaaaattggCAATTTTATGAATCCCAGATTCAGTCTATTCCACATATTTTGGATATTAATACTTCAAAATCCGATGTGTGACGTTCAAATATCTGAATATAGATATCTTATTATCTCCTCTACATGTGGGGGTGGGTAGCATTACGATTTAAgaaatatcttaaatcgtgggtaGCATAGAAACCAATACTATAGATTAATATTTGATAGaaatcacggactaagatattatatcgtatatagtCCGTGATAGAAATCGTGATCAAATCAAAAAATAGTGTGTTTTTAAGATAACGTTTGCGCGTCCAGGTTGCTTGTTATCAAAATCAAACTATATAGTTAGTTTAAGTTTTGAAACAcggattatttttttgttttttagaaattaaaaatatttatttatgatttaattttttaaatggcaTTATGGCATAtggcaatatttaaattttgaaatacatattagttaggtatgtgctattgtttattatgttaaattatagattggcattttaatttaatattttttacttaatattatatagaaatcgagatctttgttttgtttgttatttaaatgtttggaTAACTTTACAAAATGGATAAAAGCCCAACAAAATCGTACTGGAATCTTATTGTTCTAGCATTTCCAATATTATCAAAAGATAAGGAGGTTAGtatgattgtaatttgtaatgcatGCATTTAATTTGGCTTTAAGtttgatttgatttaaatttggaAGTAAAAAGACCAACAACGTTTTGTTAGGCACAATTAACTAATGTTTAGTACGTTCTTAGACGAATGTAGTAAAgggtataattgtataacccaggaatgtaataataagtaaagaccagattttgcataaaatgcCTATTGCTATTTTCAACATCATATGCGTGCAGTCAATGAGTGTCCATTACTTGATTgattaaatatcaacattttatactgcatatttttgcatattccGACATTTGTGCATGGTCTGCATATTTGTGCATATTATAGCAAAAAAGCATACAAATATAGACCCAACCGTCCAATAAGgtgttgagaaaaaaaaaaagattataggtagatacgtttattatatatcaaatattttacgaTTCAAAGAATGAAATTTGTCGTACTTAAATGTTATTTACTTGGTTTGCAATCTATCAATATATTAacgattaaaaattttaataaaattaatctgtgctataatttatatattatacattttacttttttgtttatacgaattttaataaaattaataaaagttaacactgcaaaattgaaatttaattttgcatgctttgcatttttttcttgcgtattacaacttttttttagtgTAT encodes:
- the LOC132944218 gene encoding UPF0545 protein C22orf39 homolog; translated protein: MNEENTDTKPKDLDLWMIRPCDMYNTEYGECTSISSRLHQMFVHGSTVDCNHWHTDYTNCLKWKNDKNIQAAETLVNSEKKKRNNRWKSYYANNVWENRTSPPENWNEPLPDYIAKRRQNSTLKDTFEEYNAEIDNKSFCLIM
- the LOC132944215 gene encoding ER membrane protein complex subunit 7 homolog; translated protein: MICNSFKVCIVLLSIVLVSLANANGQSESNRELYDIEGTVMLPNLTTSWLAETVIQLKGGEAVGFLRKNGSFLISKVPSGSYIVEVVNPNYVYEPIRVEINSKGKYRARKVNYIQSSHVHQMPYPLEFVNYMPAKYFYTREQWKVTDFLFNSMVLTMVLPLLAILVLPKLMNDPETKKEMEQLTNLKHDMPEMSEMITSFFTGNTPTTEKQKEKTKAIKSSKKSNKNN